The following proteins are encoded in a genomic region of Cyclonatronum proteinivorum:
- a CDS encoding TetR/AcrR family transcriptional regulator, whose amino-acid sequence METTDAFEQKLFIATAAVQAWEVKGRQPGLFDIAAAAGVPASDLYKYFPNVPAVFHFWYESLPQRYRLMVAELDAYNELTLSEKLTNMMLTITDMMEEQLPFVQETFNSMVFKNQSWHPFCKENEHLLKEIISTHQGLSRTAQIVLWDDVYAFLSKEFLHVIKFWMRDTSPDRQKTMALLDTFNGLVSELMTNRLIDKGTDLARFFWNEGLIKIPFVSPK is encoded by the coding sequence ATGGAAACGACCGATGCATTTGAACAAAAACTGTTTATTGCAACAGCTGCCGTTCAGGCATGGGAAGTAAAAGGCAGGCAGCCGGGACTTTTTGATATCGCAGCCGCTGCCGGTGTTCCGGCTTCAGATCTGTACAAGTATTTCCCCAATGTACCCGCTGTTTTTCATTTTTGGTACGAAAGCCTGCCGCAGCGGTACCGACTGATGGTTGCCGAACTCGACGCATACAACGAACTCACGCTTTCCGAAAAACTGACCAATATGATGCTTACCATCACCGACATGATGGAAGAGCAGCTGCCCTTTGTTCAGGAAACCTTCAACAGCATGGTGTTCAAAAATCAGAGCTGGCACCCGTTCTGCAAGGAAAACGAACACCTCCTTAAAGAAATCATTTCTACCCATCAGGGACTTAGCCGTACCGCGCAAATTGTTTTGTGGGATGATGTGTACGCTTTCCTGAGCAAGGAATTTCTGCACGTAATTAAATTCTGGATGCGGGATACCTCCCCCGACCGGCAGAAAACCATGGCATTGCTCGATACCTTCAATGGCCTGGTATCTGAACTCATGACCAACCGCCTCATCGATAAAGGCACAGACCTTGCCCGCTTTTTTTGGAATGAAGGCCTGATTAAAATTCCGTTTGTATCCCCAAAGTAA
- a CDS encoding ABC1 kinase family protein — MSKEFPSGKLERTTAMAKTGLKIGTNYAKFRLKEALGKKSTPESRSELNRTNANELFKEFSKLRGTALKLAQGMSLDNALLPEEFAEVLTQSQYGVPPINRVLVRGIIKKQLGDYPENIFESFEPDACRAASLGQVHRARTKDGREVAVKVQYPNVRETIKSDLAVAKLLFKQIVKGNKADDYFAEVGNKLMEETDYLLEGQQIEAFRARYANGAFATPEYIPELSTETVLTMSWLEGRHLNEFLQENPSQQQRDHFGQRMWDFFHDQINDSFTVHADAHPGNYLFMQDGRLGVLDFGCVKVCPKDFFLDYMRLFVAHRTRDEQSMKDLYERLEIIEDANNFTPDDEKFYEYTLRLGKEFVSPYDHDTFDFADPRFFKAFTNLAREAVGFKEPRGSKHFIFVARAHLGMYQMLMKMGSKIDVRPGRAHLEAFLNRHEIATPAVL; from the coding sequence TTGAGCAAAGAATTTCCCTCCGGAAAACTTGAACGCACCACCGCCATGGCCAAAACGGGCCTGAAAATCGGCACCAACTATGCAAAATTCCGGCTCAAAGAAGCCCTTGGGAAGAAAAGCACCCCGGAATCACGTTCTGAGCTGAATCGTACCAATGCAAATGAACTCTTTAAAGAATTCAGCAAACTCCGCGGTACAGCTCTGAAACTTGCGCAGGGGATGAGCCTGGACAACGCCCTTCTTCCCGAAGAATTTGCAGAAGTGCTCACGCAGTCGCAGTACGGCGTACCTCCTATCAACAGAGTGCTGGTTCGCGGAATTATCAAAAAGCAGCTGGGCGATTACCCGGAAAATATTTTTGAAAGCTTTGAGCCGGATGCCTGCCGCGCAGCCTCATTGGGTCAGGTGCACCGCGCCCGCACCAAAGACGGCCGCGAAGTTGCCGTGAAGGTGCAGTACCCCAACGTGCGCGAAACCATCAAGAGCGATCTGGCTGTAGCCAAACTGTTGTTTAAACAGATAGTGAAAGGCAACAAGGCCGACGACTATTTTGCTGAAGTCGGCAACAAGCTGATGGAAGAAACGGATTACCTTCTTGAAGGGCAGCAAATCGAAGCGTTTCGTGCACGCTATGCAAATGGCGCCTTTGCCACGCCGGAATACATCCCGGAGCTTTCCACCGAAACCGTGCTCACCATGAGCTGGCTCGAAGGCCGTCACCTGAATGAATTTTTGCAGGAAAACCCTTCGCAACAGCAGCGCGATCACTTTGGGCAGCGCATGTGGGATTTCTTCCACGATCAGATCAACGACAGTTTCACGGTTCACGCCGATGCACATCCCGGTAACTACCTTTTCATGCAGGATGGCCGCCTGGGCGTGCTTGATTTCGGCTGCGTGAAAGTATGCCCGAAAGATTTCTTCCTGGATTACATGCGGCTGTTTGTCGCACACCGCACCCGGGATGAGCAGTCCATGAAAGATTTGTATGAGCGTCTCGAAATTATCGAAGACGCAAACAACTTCACGCCGGATGACGAAAAGTTCTACGAATATACCCTGCGTCTCGGCAAAGAATTCGTCTCCCCCTACGATCACGACACCTTCGATTTTGCGGATCCGCGCTTTTTTAAAGCCTTCACGAATCTCGCGCGCGAAGCGGTAGGTTTCAAAGAACCACGCGGCAGCAAGCACTTCATCTTTGTGGCCCGCGCGCACCTCGGCATGTATCAGATGCTGATGAAGATGGGCTCCAAAATAGATGTCCGTCCCGGTCGTGCACATCTTGAAGCGTTCCTGAACCGGCATGAAATTGCCACCCCTGCCGTGCTGTAA